The Wolbachia endosymbiont of Oedothorax gibbosus region CTAGTAATTTACTATCAATAGTTTCTTCTATTGCAACAGCCACTTTACTCAACTTCTTTAGCTGGTCTATACCTTCCCTTGAATCTCTAGGTGTACTTTTGACTTCATTTAGTACTTCGTTATACAGACTTTGTTTTTCCTCGCTGCTTAATAATGCACAATGCTCCTTTAGCTGCTTGGAAGCTTTAGATAGAAATTTTGCTAACATATTATCATCCGATAGACCTACCAAAACTAAAATGCCCACGCTATTAAGTCATACAGAGCTTCTATGTATATTATAACTTAATATACATTTTACTATCAAAAATATTGATAGTATTTTTCGAATATTTTACAATACGATAATCGTAATTGAGCGCTCGTACTTTTATGAAGATTAGCCTCTTGCACCAAAAAGCGTTAAAAAGGGTATCTTCTACAGCTCCAAATTCATGACATCCATCTCCTGGGCTTATAAGGTGCTTTACAGAAGAGGTTGTCAAAGATGTACAAGTGGACGTCTAAAGCAGAGGATGCTATTCTAAGATGATCTCTGACAGTCGTTTTTTTCTCTAACATACCCAAAGTTTAAAAAAATAAGATTTAAACACAAAAGAGTTGAATATTTCTTCAGAATTGTGTATAATTGTTAATGCTTTTTAGGTACCCTTGCTATGGCTCTTTCGAAATTTCTCAATGTGCGAAATGATTATGCATTTAAGAGAATATTTGGTACTGAGAGGAATAAAGACATTCTTATTCACTTCCTTAATGATATATTAGATCTTACTGATGACAATAAGATTAAAGATGTCTCCTTTCTCAGTCCCATTCAAGACCCTGTCATTGCCTCTCAAAAGCAAAGCATTGTTGATGTTCTCTGTGTTGATTCTACAGGCATAAAAACAATAATTGAGATGCAAGTCGCTAAAACAAGAGGCTTTGAGAAACGTGCCCAATACTACGCTGCCAAAGCTTATTCAAGTCAAGCTGATGTAGGTGACCAGTATCATGATCTTAAAGGGGTTATCTTTATTGCTATTGCTGATTTTATCCTATTTCCTAATAAGCTGGCTTATAAGTCTGATCACGTTACTTTTGATAAGATGACCTTTGAACATGATCTCAAAGACTTTAGTTTCACTTTTATAGAGCTACCAAAGTTTAACAAAACAAAAGAAGATCAATTAGAAAATATTGTTGAAAAATGGATCTATTTTTTTAAGCACGCAGATGAAACGAGCGAAGAGGATCTAAAAAAAATAATAGGAAGTGATGTCATTATTGGTAAGGCTTATGATGAGTTAAACCAATATAATTGGAGTAAAGAAGAACGTCTTGCTTATGATCAAGCTAAGAAACGTACCGATGATTATTTATCTACCCTTGAAGAAAAACTTCATGAAGGCATCCTCATCGGACATGAAAAAGGCAGAGAAGAGGGTCGAAAAGAAGAAAAAATTGAAGTCGCAAAAAACCTACTTAAAGCTGGCGTATCTATCGACTTGATAGCTGAATCTACTGGCCTTCCTAAAGCTGAAATAGAGCAACTTCAGGAAGAAATATCACAGTGATCTTTGTAGCTGCTTGTTCACTGTTGGATCGTTTAAACAGGTTCTAGGTTTATCATCTGTTTTCTCTGGTAACTGACTCTCTGACCGACTAGTGTTAGCAAGAGAAACGGTAGTAAGATTATCAGTTATAAAATTAGCACTGCTACATAATTCCTGTTTACGTATTTGTTTTACTTCTTCAATTCTAAGTTTTTGACCTATAGAAGAAAGTTCTTTCTTATCTAAAAATCCTTCTATACATGTCTCCAAACGGCCCAGAAATCTCTTGGTTTGCTTACACTCTGGGCACGCTTGTTTTGCAGACGAATACAAGATTTTCGATATTTCTGAAAATTTCCCATTTCTTAGTTGTCCAACTATAGCTGATTGTGGTTTTATAGGATCAAAATTTAAATTTGTTACTGATATTCCTGACTTAACTGCTGTTTCCTTCAATACTTTTTCAAATCCATTTATAATATCTGATGCATGACACTCCGCTTCTTGTAAAGATATTGTAGGCTGATCTGCTGTAGAGACGTACTTTTGACCTGTAATTTTCCTTATGAATACATCTAGCAATAGCAGTGTACCATTTGTATCAATGCTTTGAGTTGTCATAGCTTTAGAAGGTTGCATATCTATAGCTGGCTTGAAGGGAGAAGAGATAAACCGAGAAACACCTTTAACAGCATCTACAATACTATTAGCAAAAACATTTATCCATGAAGATGATCTTGCAGCACCACTTGTAACTTCTTTAATAGGTAAGCGATGGTTACGATGTCCTCTATGATTATGCTCATGTCTTATATGATGACGCCTATGTCTTCGTGTGCTATCTTTTACAAGCTTTGCCTTCTCTTTTTTAAATTCTTCTACGATATCTTTTGGATCACAATTGGAAACTATACACTTTGCGTTATACAAAACTGTATCGTTAAAAGCAAACGCCATTTTCCTCGCTGGAGGATAATTATTCCAGTTTTCTACTTTTACAATAGTATTGTTTCTATGTGACAGCACTAAACTATTTTTAACAACTTTTACCTCAAAATCTAATATAGACTTATCTTTGAAGTCAATTAAACCAATATCATTCTTGTTATTAGGTTGATTATGGTAAATCTGTAATCCTTCTTCATCTGGCTGATAATATTTAAAAGAACTAGGATTATCAGCTCTTTCTCTAAATTCTCCTGGTTTTATAATACTATTATTTAACTCTATTGGTAAATTCCACTTCCCATAAACATAATCTGATATTAATACTGTTCCTTTATCTGATAATAGTAATAAACTGTTGTTTAATCTTGAAAGAAGTATTTTATCTGAGTTAAACTTGAGACAATCATAATGACTTAGCATATCACTACTGTTCACACTAAACTTTTCATTTATTTGTAAAATTCTAGGGCAAAAAACTACTGCTTCGTTAATTTCCTTCGTTTTCTCTTGTAACAATATTATTGTATCTTTGAACTCAATAGATAATATCTCCATTTTTGGTTCTTGATAGAAATCACTCAGTAACATGATAAAGGCGTTGCCTTCTCCTAAATTAGGGTCGCTGACTATCATCAAGTCATCTCTTAAACGAGAGAAAATATACTCCCCTACTTGCTTATCTACAATTAATCTATGCCTTCCCTCTATATCTTTGGCCGTTATAGCAGCAATTTTAGTATTATCATTAAAAGTTAAAGGTATTGGTGTTACTTTCCAGTGATTGTCAGTACGCTCGAGTTGCATAGGTGCATTATTTAGAATAACATGAAGCTTTTGATACCACTGTGTGCCGTTTTTTAATCTTACTACTGGAACTTTCACTAAAGAATCTCTTAATATTTTCGCTTCCAATTGAGTTAATTCCAATTCAATCAGTAAATCATCTTCATCTTGGGAAACCGCTAATGAATTGTCCTTTGTACTCAAAACGCCCCTTATTCCTTTCACTACATCACGCAAATCTACTGTATCTATAGAACTTTCCTCATCAACATCATAGATATTTATCTCCTTTTGAGCTGGAGCAATTACGTATATGTTTTCACCTCCATTTCCAATTAAGTGACTATTATACTTAGGATCGTTATAAAGCACTTCATGCTTTCCATTCCCAATAATGATAGACTCATTATGAGATTGCACAGCAATAGTCATATTTAGCCTATTTGCTATAGCTGGATAATCTCTTATAATTTCATCAATCGGCTTGTCGGTATTTTGCAGTGCATACGAATTACCTTTATTGTCTACCCTTATTTCAGTACCATCCCTTAATGCATAATGAACCTCTGCGCTTTTAGAAAATATAGATATTTTATTAAGATTTGAGGACGATAAGAAAGTAAACTCTGCAGTCATCCCAGAAAAACTAATAGCCTTAATGTTTTGAACAGTATAATTAAATAAGAAACTATGCTTACCTGGTGATCTATCAAGATTAATTGATGCCCCTCCTTTTCCTTGATGAATGATGTAAGTGAATTTTCCTTGCGAATAGAAGTTGTCTATAGTAGTATAGGGCTTGATTGCTATTTTTACTTCATCATTGTGCGAGTACGCATTGGGACCCACATATACAATATCCTGTGCATTTTTATCTTTTCCACCACGGCCATCAATATACTTTATGTCAGAGCTACAATTTATAACATCCTTTCTACCTTCTCTTCCTAGAATATTATTTATATTCTCCCAGTTCAGATCACCTATACGAAATAAATCAACTAATAAAGATTCTGATTCCAGAGCAAATCCGCCTAAATCTATAGTGTTACTTCCAACTCCTCCATGTAACACACCAGTAACTTTACTACCACGTAAAACAAACATATCATCTTTATTTCCACCAAAAAACCTCTTACCTCCTTCCTCAACTAAGAAAATATTAGGACTATCCTGAAATCCTGTTGCTTCATCTCCACCTTTTCCTAAAGCAATTAAAGTATAATTTCCTGTTCTATCCTTCGTATAGGATACACCTATTGCACTATCACAACGGTAAGCGTTACTCAATTGACAATCGCTCAAAGACTCGCCAAACACAATTATCGAATCACAACGATTCGCAGTATTCGGTTGCAAGCAAAATAACTCCCCTTCTTCTGGATTATCAGGACTTACTCTACTAGGAAAGATATCTATTTTCCCATTAAAATTAACAGAACTTTCCAAATTTAGCTGAATTTTAGTGTCACATTCTTCACGCTTATAAGACTCATATATTCCCGTGCCCATTGTGCATGTGCCATTTATTCGACCTCCCTCACCACAGAGTTCTCTTCGTTGTTCAATAGTGCGGCAAGAATCTACGATTGACTTCCCGGTAGGAAAAACATACCTCTGAATATTAGTATTATTTTTTAATAATTCAATAGCACTTTTAACCAATTGATTATTGACCTCCTTTTCTTCAATTAATTCTTCTATATATTGTTCAGGTGGAATATGAAAAAATGCACGCCCTCCCTCCTTAAATCTTTCCCAACCTGTTAAGTGAATAATTTTATCCTCTTTTTCAACTGTTCTTATAGCTAAGTAAATATCGGTACCAACAAAGACGATAACTCCTATTGCAGCTCCAATTGGACCAGTAACAGATGAAACTCCTTCTAATACTTCAGCAACCTCATACCAATCTCCACTAATAGATAGACAAATAGTAAAAACTACAAATAATTGAGGCTAGAAAGAATAAATATGTAGTTTATGGCAGGAAAAAGTAAAGCAATAGGAGAAGAACTATATAATCAATGCAAGTTAGAATTAAAAAAATATGGAATAAGAGGAGAGATAGGAAGAAGGTTACAAGCAATAATATCAGCAAAGGAGTATGGTATCTCAAAAGTTGCTAAAATATATAGAATTACGAGAACGACATTAATGAAATGGATTGCAAGATTTAAAGAAAAAGGTGTTATTGGGTTTGCAATACAGCCAGGGCGAGGACCTAAACCAAAACTGAACGAGGAGAAGAAGGAAAAAATAAGAGAGGTAATAGAAGAAGATGGGGCAAATCTGACTGCTAAAAAATTGCAAGGTATAGTTGAAGGAATGTTAGCTATCAAAGTAAGTGAGTCAACGGCGAGAAGGCTTATGAAGAAGCTAGGATTTACATATATCACACCTCGTCCAGCACATTATAAACAAGACAAAAACAAACAAGAGGAGTTCAAAAAAAATCTCAATGAAATTGTGGAAAAGAACCGGAAAAAGGAGGTTTTTTTTCGATGAATCGAGATTTGGAACGCACTCAAAAGTTGGACATGGATGGTTTAAAAACCCCAGTTGCGGATTAGAAGTCAGTGAAAAAGATAGGGAAATAGGGTAAACTCCGGAAACATATTATCAAAAAGTAGAGAGGTTACCCATGAATAAAAATGTAACAGAATTATTTTGCTTTGTAGACGATTTTTGCAAGGCTATAAACAAAAATTTCGCAGAAAAACTCCTGCCAAACAGTAAAAAACCTACCAGAACGCCAGAGATTACGCATTCTGAAATTCTTACTATAATTTTACTTTATCAACAATCTAGATGTGAGGACTTTAAATCTTTCTATACATATTATTTGAAAGCACTATATGGATCTGAGTTTCAAAATTTGCCAACATATAGTAGATTTATTAGGCTAAAACCGAGGGTTTTATGGTATTTAGCATTACTTTTGCAATGGCTATGTGAGCAGTCGAAAATGACAGGGATTTCGTACATAGATGCAACATCTATCGCTGTTTGCCATCCAAAAAGAATCTCAAGAAACAAAGTTTTCAAAGGATTGGCAAAGCTTGGAAAGACTACATATGGCTGGTTTTTTGGTTTTAAATTGCATATGGTAATTAATGAAAAAGGTGAAATTCAAGGAGTTACACTTACTAAAGGTAACGTTGACGACAGAAAACCAGTACCAAAATTAACTGAAAAACTGACTGGTCTTTTGTTTGGTGATAAGGGCTATATAAAGAAAGAGCTCTTTGCAAAACTCTTCGATAGAGGACTAAAACTCGTTACCAAAGTAAAAAAAGGTATGAAAAACACATTAATGCTACTTGAAGAAAAGATTTTTTTAAGAAAAAGGTCGATTATTGAAACAGTTTTTGGCTACCTAAAAGACAGACTTGAGCTTGAGCATTCAAGGCACAGGTCTCCAATAAATTTCTTGGTGCACGTCTTTTCCACATTAGTTTCATATTCCATGAAGCCTAAAAAGCCCTGTATTTCTAGATTTTACTATATTGATTAATCCGCAACTGGGGTTTTAAAAAGGGCTCAAGAACACAAGTTAAAGTAAAAATCGGAAGAGAAAACTTCTATCTTTACAGCGCTGTAAATCCCAGGAATGGAGAGGATATTAGCCTACTTGCTCCACATGTAAACACAGATTGCATGAACATATTTTTGGAGCAGATGTCGAAAGATTTGGGGACTAGAGAAGCTTTTCTTATCATGGATTGCGCAAGTTGGCATAGGTCTAAAGGTTTAAAAACTCCTGAAAATATCACCATAATTTATTTGCCGCCGTACTCGCCTGAGCTCAATCCTGTGGAAAGATTTTGGCAACATTTAAAGGAAAATATAATAAAGAACAAGATGTATGACTCTATTAAATTACTTGAAAATGCTGTATCTGAATTTATTCGAGATATTACGGAAAGTTCGATCAAAACCATTTGCTCTGTGAATTATTTGTCTAGTTATTTATGAGGGTTGGTATCAGCAAGTTCTATACCGATTTCTACAACATCAACGCTTAAATAAATGCTATCCCCTATAACGACAACCAGAGCATCTTTATCACCAGCTTTAAGCTTTTTGATTTGATTCACTAAATCATATACTACAAAAGCTGAAGCTGTACGTGCAAGAAAAGGCGATGCCATTCCCAAGGTTCGACCTAAAAACACCTTTCCTTCTGATACTAATTTTAACCCTCCAACAGATGCTGCTTCAGCCATTTTACTTAGCAATGGACTGCCTGCTATGAACCCCAAGTTGATTGCTACTCCTTCTAAATCGCCACTTAAGATATCACCTATAAGGTTTT contains the following coding sequences:
- a CDS encoding helix-turn-helix domain-containing protein — its product is MAGKSKAIGEELYNQCKLELKKYGIRGEIGRRLQAIISAKEYGISKVAKIYRITRTTLMKWIARFKEKGVIGFAIQPGRGPKPKLNEEKKEKIREVIEEDGANLTAKKLQGIVEGMLAIKVSESTARRLMKKLGFTYITPRPAHYKQDKNKQEEFKKNLNEIVEKNRKKEVFFR
- a CDS encoding Rpn family recombination-promoting nuclease/putative transposase; this translates as MALSKFLNVRNDYAFKRIFGTERNKDILIHFLNDILDLTDDNKIKDVSFLSPIQDPVIASQKQSIVDVLCVDSTGIKTIIEMQVAKTRGFEKRAQYYAAKAYSSQADVGDQYHDLKGVIFIAIADFILFPNKLAYKSDHVTFDKMTFEHDLKDFSFTFIELPKFNKTKEDQLENIVEKWIYFFKHADETSEEDLKKIIGSDVIIGKAYDELNQYNWSKEERLAYDQAKKRTDDYLSTLEEKLHEGILIGHEKGREEGRKEEKIEVAKNLLKAGVSIDLIAESTGLPKAEIEQLQEEISQ
- a CDS encoding IS982 family transposase is translated as MNKNVTELFCFVDDFCKAINKNFAEKLLPNSKKPTRTPEITHSEILTIILLYQQSRCEDFKSFYTYYLKALYGSEFQNLPTYSRFIRLKPRVLWYLALLLQWLCEQSKMTGISYIDATSIAVCHPKRISRNKVFKGLAKLGKTTYGWFFGFKLHMVINEKGEIQGVTLTKGNVDDRKPVPKLTEKLTGLLFGDKGYIKKELFAKLFDRGLKLVTKVKKGMKNTLMLLEEKIFLRKRSIIETVFGYLKDRLELEHSRHRSPINFLVHVFSTLVSYSMKPKKPCISRFYYID